One stretch of Bacteroidales bacterium DNA includes these proteins:
- a CDS encoding TonB-dependent receptor plug domain-containing protein, which translates to MKKSFVFLFLLFFYSIGYAQLNTSKEQDQNNFNTPIAERFNSDSLTLIEKVYLHTDRTYYFPGEDIWFKAYLIDASNLFLSDHSNNLHVEIISPASKIIGSRTIKLEGGLGNGDFRLPADLISGRYRIRAYTNYMRNFGDQFYFSKEITLINSNDEKDRISDDVKYVENNIHVSFFPEGGSLVDNVPSIVAFKATNNLGNGCDITGRIYSSNGNLITTFRSTYLGMGSFLLRPISGLSYYSVIKGADSIEVRTELPKSFSDGVTLSASINQNNELLITTRSDPQTFQLKSEHDLLLRFSIRKELIKTVVCKVKAPTTNFILPTIDLPDGVLMLTLSTLDNTPLAERLIYIQRVDPVTLQIETDKLIYNKRERVSLNILMPGDSSYTINGNISLAVVNSNLIDSTSRFPSNISSWFLLESDVHGPVEDPSYYFDPSNTDRFRNMDLLLLTQGWRDFTWKYENTYFPPENGFTISGRLRKTYINKPIQNSRVSIGIFGSTGSFLETVPVDSSGRFSLSGIDFTGDARLIVTGIGEKDRFKGEIYLDSVLYFPAKVTDSLNQISVIIENKWIYLRTYFEINESVRKQYKLSDTINLGEVKIIAERHKDPQTVKIQSSREKYDNPDSELIITQQMQSYPYLIEILRGHVAGVVVEGSYPDYRVLIRGFGSVSAQGQPLVLIDGNEASFEDLIHMPISNIDRIDVLKSYATTSIFGFRGSSGVFNLITRAGGSAYVPVRYSINARIMGYSSSRIFYSPQHLSDSDSAFGPDLRSTLLWEPDIDLESNKKVTLNYYNGDNSSVIRAIAEGITLNGVPITGKADYEVR; encoded by the coding sequence ATGAAAAAATCCTTCGTATTTCTATTTCTACTTTTCTTTTATTCCATCGGTTATGCACAATTAAACACAAGCAAAGAGCAGGATCAAAACAATTTTAATACTCCTATTGCAGAACGATTCAATAGTGACTCTTTAACTTTAATCGAGAAGGTCTATCTTCATACTGACCGTACTTACTACTTTCCCGGAGAGGATATATGGTTTAAAGCATATCTTATTGATGCGTCAAACTTGTTCCTCTCCGATCATAGTAATAACCTTCATGTCGAAATTATCTCTCCAGCTTCAAAAATCATAGGCAGCAGAACAATCAAACTCGAAGGTGGTTTAGGTAACGGCGATTTCAGACTTCCTGCCGATCTCATTTCTGGAAGATACAGAATACGTGCATATACCAACTACATGAGAAATTTTGGAGATCAATTTTATTTCAGCAAAGAAATTACTCTTATCAATTCAAATGATGAAAAAGACAGAATCTCAGATGATGTAAAATATGTTGAAAATAACATTCATGTAAGTTTTTTTCCAGAAGGTGGTTCTCTTGTAGACAATGTCCCTTCAATTGTTGCTTTTAAAGCTACTAATAACCTTGGTAATGGCTGTGATATAACTGGCAGGATCTATTCCTCAAACGGCAATCTGATAACCACATTCAGATCGACTTATCTTGGAATGGGCTCTTTCTTACTTAGACCAATATCGGGATTGAGTTATTATTCTGTCATCAAAGGGGCCGATAGCATAGAGGTTCGGACTGAATTGCCAAAGAGTTTTTCAGATGGTGTAACATTAAGTGCTTCAATAAATCAGAACAATGAACTACTAATTACTACAAGGAGTGATCCTCAGACCTTTCAACTTAAATCAGAACATGATCTGTTACTTAGATTTTCAATACGAAAGGAATTAATAAAAACTGTTGTATGTAAAGTTAAGGCTCCTACAACCAATTTTATTCTTCCGACAATTGATCTTCCTGATGGAGTTTTAATGCTTACACTTTCGACTCTGGATAATACTCCACTCGCTGAAAGACTTATATATATTCAAAGAGTGGACCCGGTAACCCTTCAAATTGAAACTGATAAACTCATTTACAACAAAAGAGAACGAGTCTCTCTCAACATTCTAATGCCGGGAGATTCATCTTATACTATAAATGGAAATATCTCATTAGCTGTTGTTAATAGTAACCTGATTGATAGCACATCCCGGTTTCCCAGTAATATTTCATCATGGTTTTTGCTTGAGTCAGATGTTCATGGTCCTGTTGAAGATCCATCGTATTACTTTGATCCTTCAAATACCGATAGATTCAGAAATATGGACCTCCTGCTTCTTACACAAGGATGGCGTGACTTTACCTGGAAGTACGAGAATACATATTTTCCACCGGAAAATGGATTTACTATATCAGGTAGATTAAGAAAGACATATATTAACAAACCGATTCAAAACTCAAGGGTCAGTATAGGCATTTTCGGAAGTACTGGCTCCTTTTTAGAAACAGTTCCAGTCGACTCATCCGGGAGATTCAGTTTGTCTGGTATTGACTTTACTGGAGATGCAAGATTAATTGTAACAGGAATTGGTGAAAAGGATCGCTTCAAGGGAGAGATTTATTTAGACTCAGTCTTATACTTTCCTGCTAAAGTGACTGATAGTTTGAACCAGATTTCAGTTATAATTGAAAATAAATGGATTTATCTAAGAACATATTTTGAGATAAATGAGTCTGTAAGAAAACAATACAAACTTTCAGACACAATAAATCTAGGGGAAGTTAAGATTATAGCTGAACGACATAAGGATCCTCAAACTGTTAAAATCCAGAGTAGTCGGGAAAAATATGACAACCCTGACAGTGAATTAATAATCACTCAGCAGATGCAAAGCTACCCCTACCTTATTGAAATCCTGAGGGGTCATGTTGCGGGTGTTGTTGTTGAAGGGTCATATCCGGATTACAGAGTTCTGATTCGTGGATTCGGTTCCGTAAGTGCCCAAGGACAGCCTCTTGTACTCATCGATGGGAACGAGGCTAGTTTTGAAGATTTGATTCATATGCCAATCTCCAACATTGACAGAATTGATGTGTTGAAATCATATGCCACAACAAGTATTTTTGGATTTAGGGGTTCTTCGGGAGTTTTCAACCTTATTACCAGAGCAGGAGGCTCAGCTTATGTACCTGTTAGATACTCCATAAATGCCAGGATTATGGGTTACAGCTCCTCACGAATATTTTATTCACCACAACATTTGTCCGATTCAGATTCTGCCTTTGGCCCTGATCTAAGATCAACACTTCTCTGGGAACCTGATATTGATCTGGAGAGTAATAAAAAGGTGACTCTAAACTATTACAACGGAGACAATTCATCAGTTATCAGGGCTATTGCAGAGGGTATAACCTTAAATGGTGTACCAATAACGGGAAAGGCTGATTATGAGGTCAGATAG
- a CDS encoding radical SAM-associated putative lipoprotein, whose translation MKNITIIKRRLLKKVLIFMGVCSAGLMASCCKYGALVSTLYMNVKGTIRSKATTQIIEGIQIEVRNSLSNPKVLTDNNGVFSINSVLDEFENSVNIHISDIDGALNGSFLPKDTVLLLSSDEKLAQIKENIEIKLDKNE comes from the coding sequence ATGAAAAACATCACGATTATTAAAAGGCGATTGTTAAAGAAAGTTCTTATTTTTATGGGTGTGTGTAGTGCTGGATTAATGGCGTCTTGCTGTAAATACGGAGCCTTGGTTTCTACTCTATACATGAATGTTAAAGGAACGATTCGATCCAAAGCGACTACACAAATCATCGAAGGTATTCAAATCGAAGTAAGAAATAGCCTGTCAAACCCTAAAGTGTTGACAGATAATAATGGTGTGTTTTCAATCAATTCTGTGCTTGATGAATTTGAGAACTCTGTTAATATACATATCTCAGACATTGATGGAGCGTTAAATGGAAGCTTCCTTCCAAAAGATACCGTACTTTTGTTGAGTTCAGACGAAAAGTTAGCTCAAATCAAAGAAAACATTGAAATCAAATTAGACAAGAATGAATAA
- a CDS encoding fibrobacter succinogenes major paralogous domain-containing protein: MKQISILFCLFIFTNSCIKENLPNVITTPITEFTWDYAIAGGEVIDDGGSQVISRGVSARTKWDQPWLTVDGSGTGSFESKINIIWHGASMSIRDTHYLRAYATNRNGTSYGEELSFYPKLKPPDSNSIELRKITATTNSIIVAYSLSIPPVRPWEENGICYNTTGSPSIEGAHIVAAGPYTSTSIIINNLLPNTKYYICGYIKNESGISYTGQQSISTTEGEISDIDGNIYQIKTIGNQVWTIENLKVSNFKDGTPISFVEDNLSWNSTFTSAYSTYNPIYGKLYNYYAIADTRKLCPTGWHVPTDEDWKILEVYLGMSQIQADATGLRGIDQGGKLKQIGCPDFWTCQNIGATNSSGFSALGGGYRYDNGIFSEAGLKAYYWSSTEYDAISSWARSISNNNTQVGRSSIKKGFGFSVRCIKD, translated from the coding sequence ATGAAACAAATTAGTATTTTATTTTGTCTTTTTATCTTTACCAATTCTTGTATAAAGGAGAACCTTCCCAATGTGATTACTACTCCAATAACGGAATTTACATGGGACTATGCTATAGCTGGCGGAGAAGTCATTGATGATGGAGGTTCTCAAGTTATTTCAAGAGGCGTTAGTGCTCGCACCAAATGGGATCAGCCCTGGCTAACAGTTGATGGTTCAGGTACCGGCAGTTTTGAGAGTAAAATTAACATAATATGGCATGGAGCATCAATGTCAATTAGAGATACGCATTATTTAAGAGCTTACGCTACAAATAGAAATGGGACATCTTATGGCGAAGAACTTTCTTTTTATCCAAAATTAAAACCACCAGATTCTAATTCAATAGAGTTAAGAAAGATAACTGCGACAACTAATTCAATTATTGTTGCTTACAGTTTATCAATACCCCCAGTACGGCCTTGGGAAGAAAATGGTATATGTTATAATACCACTGGGTCTCCTTCTATTGAAGGAGCGCATATTGTTGCTGCTGGCCCTTACACATCAACTAGCATCATCATAAATAACTTATTACCAAATACTAAGTATTATATTTGTGGATACATAAAAAATGAATCTGGTATATCTTATACAGGCCAGCAAAGTATTTCAACTACTGAAGGAGAAATTTCTGATATAGATGGAAATATTTATCAAATCAAAACTATCGGCAATCAAGTCTGGACTATTGAAAACCTGAAAGTATCAAATTTCAAAGACGGGACTCCAATTAGTTTTGTGGAGGATAATTTATCATGGAACTCAACATTTACAAGTGCTTATAGTACATATAATCCAATTTATGGTAAATTGTACAATTATTATGCTATAGCTGATACCCGTAAACTTTGTCCAACAGGTTGGCATGTACCAACTGACGAGGATTGGAAAATTTTAGAAGTATACCTTGGGATGAGTCAAATTCAGGCTGATGCTACAGGATTGAGAGGGATAGATCAGGGTGGAAAGTTAAAGCAGATTGGATGCCCGGATTTTTGGACATGTCAAAATATTGGAGCAACAAACTCGTCTGGCTTTTCAGCATTGGGAGGCGGTTATAGATATGATAACGGAATATTTTCAGAGGCTGGACTAAAAGCATACTATTGGTCAAGTACAGAGTATGACGCTATTTCTTCTTGGGCCAGATCTATATCAAATAATAATACTCAGGTTGGACGTTCAAGTATTAAAAAGGGATTTGGATTTAGTGTCAGATGTATCAAGGATTAA
- a CDS encoding TIGR04133 family radical SAM/SPASM protein, giving the protein MNNRNISFKKRLTLNVFKEYRKTEISLHELQYLFWECTHRCNLQCIHCGSDCKQNSIIPDMPASDFLQITEIIKTQYRPNDIMIIITGGEPLMRKDLEFCGTELTKQGYPWGMVTNGVLLSQQRLNSLLSAGLQSITVSLDGLETTHNWIRNKKCYLDVIRAIKLLVEKESLVFDVVTCINQKNFSELNEIKDLLISLGVKRWRLFTISPIGRAKSNSDLLLNDQQFTILMEFIKDTRQERQIEANYECEGFVGNYEMEVRDGYYFCRAGINVASILVDGSISACPNIDGRYSQGNIYKTNFLDIWNNQFKIMRQRDWMKTGICKQCEVFKWCVGNGMHLRDFDSKNVLCCQYNMLNN; this is encoded by the coding sequence ATGAATAATAGAAATATTTCATTCAAAAAACGTTTAACACTCAATGTATTTAAAGAATATCGGAAAACTGAAATTTCCCTTCATGAATTGCAGTATCTTTTCTGGGAATGTACCCACCGCTGCAACTTACAATGTATCCATTGTGGAAGCGACTGTAAGCAAAATAGCATAATTCCCGATATGCCTGCTTCTGATTTTCTTCAAATAACGGAAATAATTAAAACTCAATACCGTCCGAACGACATTATGATTATAATTACGGGTGGAGAACCCTTAATGAGAAAGGATCTCGAATTCTGTGGTACAGAATTGACTAAGCAAGGATATCCATGGGGAATGGTTACAAACGGTGTACTTCTGTCCCAACAACGATTGAATAGTTTACTTAGCGCTGGATTACAATCTATTACAGTAAGCTTAGATGGATTAGAGACAACCCATAACTGGATTAGAAATAAAAAGTGCTATCTAGATGTTATTAGGGCAATTAAATTGCTTGTAGAAAAAGAAAGCTTAGTCTTTGATGTTGTGACTTGTATTAATCAAAAAAATTTTAGTGAGCTAAACGAAATAAAAGACCTGCTAATCTCTTTAGGTGTAAAAAGGTGGAGACTATTTACCATTTCTCCTATTGGCCGTGCGAAATCCAATTCAGATCTACTCCTTAACGACCAACAATTTACGATTTTAATGGAATTTATAAAAGATACACGACAGGAAAGGCAAATCGAAGCAAACTATGAATGTGAAGGTTTTGTTGGAAATTATGAAATGGAAGTTCGGGACGGATATTACTTCTGTAGAGCTGGAATAAATGTAGCTTCTATTCTGGTAGATGGCTCAATTTCAGCCTGTCCCAATATAGATGGTCGTTATTCCCAAGGGAATATTTATAAAACCAATTTTTTAGATATCTGGAATAATCAATTTAAAATAATGCGCCAACGAGATTGGATGAAAACTGGAATATGTAAACAATGTGAAGTATTTAAATGGTGTGTTGGAAATGGAATGCACCTTCGAGATTTTGATTCGAAAAATGTTCTATGCTGTCAATACAATATGCTTAACAATTGA
- the lspA gene encoding signal peptidase II, which translates to MVRNLLILILLATNVGCDQISKSIVRQTIDYDHRTSVIGSFVTITKVENTGAFLGLGDQLPRIIYKILMIILPLIVLGYALYYLLTSNNLSKLLIIGICLVIGGGLGNVYDRIIYGSVTDFLHFDFVLFQTGIVNMADISITIGFFILVFEFFNNGWTLNLKSSEK; encoded by the coding sequence ATCGTTAGAAACTTATTGATTTTAATTCTTTTGGCAACCAATGTTGGATGCGATCAAATATCCAAATCTATTGTCCGACAAACAATTGACTATGACCACAGGACAAGTGTAATAGGGAGTTTTGTAACAATTACAAAGGTTGAAAATACTGGAGCATTTCTAGGTCTTGGAGATCAATTACCAAGAATTATCTATAAAATCCTTATGATAATTCTACCATTGATTGTACTTGGATATGCACTCTATTATTTATTGACTAGTAATAATCTCTCCAAACTATTAATCATCGGAATATGTCTTGTTATTGGGGGTGGACTAGGAAATGTCTATGACAGAATAATATATGGCTCCGTGACAGATTTTTTACACTTTGACTTTGTGCTATTTCAAACTGGAATAGTGAATATGGCCGATATTTCAATTACGATTGGATTCTTTATTCTTGTATTTGAGTTCTTCAATAATGGATGGACCTTAAACCTAAAGTCATCTGAAAAATAA
- a CDS encoding DUF4933 domain-containing protein has product MKRIFILIFISLSLTIFQACRQNRLKISEKKLSNEILALEKEKNEGKISEFDKESPESKNGHSGVLRRKEIRSVDSRRPPIKLDLLEANKNTRDFRLSDIASSVSYIKLETPPDTNLTYDPFYYRTRLMSTIKVADGQIIFQGIFGVTRFNMQGEYQETIWKNERGIKFMGQSAAWFPKSFFGVMPNNPVSILNGNIFYTFTDGNTGTTQYMRYKPGSTIDISVQSQKEVPGLGSAPKGNTLSISGMQRLELFDWIYGISSDTWAGINSKMTAGETGSLLVTYNSIGDTICQFTDFDRIVNYNQSTFRRSEDFINYYYEGLLTIKQEYNDTVFRLIPPDRLLPTYIIDFGESKVDYMEGLNPNSDISEKFMLNSMFETSDFLLIRYTQNNDSPNNLKKNSVKFFNVLFDKKQMKLYHQTGFSKEPEGIINDIDGGMPFWPDYVTPQGEMIKLVSGKVFGDYINSSRFRESTISEEIRNKQISIGTNLKPSDMILIYVK; this is encoded by the coding sequence ATGAAAAGAATATTCATTCTGATCTTTATAAGTCTATCCTTGACAATTTTCCAAGCTTGCCGACAAAATCGTCTTAAAATCAGTGAAAAAAAACTATCTAATGAAATCCTCGCCCTTGAAAAAGAAAAAAATGAAGGCAAAATCTCAGAATTTGATAAAGAATCTCCAGAATCCAAGAATGGCCACTCAGGAGTATTGAGGAGGAAAGAAATTCGTTCAGTTGATTCAAGGAGACCTCCAATTAAACTAGACTTACTTGAAGCTAATAAGAACACACGTGACTTTAGACTTTCCGATATAGCATCTTCTGTAAGTTATATAAAACTTGAAACACCACCTGATACGAACTTAACTTATGACCCATTTTACTATCGAACTAGATTGATGTCGACAATTAAGGTTGCAGATGGACAAATCATATTTCAGGGAATATTCGGCGTTACCCGCTTTAATATGCAGGGTGAATACCAGGAAACCATTTGGAAGAATGAAAGAGGGATAAAATTCATGGGACAAAGTGCTGCATGGTTCCCTAAAAGTTTTTTTGGTGTAATGCCAAATAATCCGGTTTCTATTTTGAATGGGAACATTTTTTACACTTTCACAGATGGGAATACTGGTACTACACAATACATGCGATATAAACCTGGATCAACAATCGACATTTCTGTTCAATCCCAAAAAGAAGTGCCTGGATTAGGTTCTGCACCAAAGGGAAATACTCTTTCAATTTCAGGGATGCAGCGATTGGAACTATTTGACTGGATCTATGGGATTAGCTCAGATACCTGGGCAGGGATTAATTCAAAAATGACTGCAGGGGAAACTGGTTCACTACTTGTAACATATAACTCCATTGGAGATACAATCTGTCAGTTCACTGATTTTGATCGTATTGTAAACTATAATCAATCCACATTCAGACGCTCTGAAGATTTTATCAACTACTATTATGAGGGATTACTGACAATTAAACAGGAATATAACGATACTGTTTTTAGACTTATCCCTCCAGACAGATTATTACCAACATATATAATTGACTTTGGAGAATCTAAAGTCGATTATATGGAAGGTCTCAATCCAAATTCTGATATTTCAGAAAAGTTCATGTTGAACTCAATGTTTGAGACATCTGATTTTCTACTAATCCGATATACTCAAAACAATGATTCACCCAATAATCTGAAAAAAAATTCAGTAAAGTTTTTCAATGTCCTCTTCGACAAGAAGCAGATGAAATTATATCATCAAACAGGATTCTCCAAAGAACCTGAAGGTATTATTAATGATATTGATGGGGGTATGCCATTCTGGCCCGATTACGTCACTCCACAAGGTGAAATGATAAAACTTGTCTCTGGTAAAGTTTTTGGGGATTATATTAACTCCTCCAGATTCAGAGAATCAACAATCTCTGAAGAAATCCGTAATAAACAAATTTCAATTGGCACAAACCTAAAACCTTCTGACATGATCCTTATTTACGTTAAATAA